ACATTTTACTATAGTTTTGTCAATTATATCCATGATATTTCTTTTCTTGTAAGATCTCCATACCTGTATAAACATGAAAAATACTTCATAAATTATATAATTTAAGAAACCAACTATATTAACTTATCTCCCTTTTATCTTACCCATTCCAAGAGGCTCTGGAATTTAGATGACAATCTACTATTAGAGTTCTTTCTTCCACACAATTTCTAAAATGACAACACCAAAACTGTAAACATCTGCTTTAATAGATAATTGACCACCTAGAGCATACTTAAGTGTCATATAGCCACTGCATAATTGGAAATAATTATTAGATTAGAATACAACTCAAGCAACAACCTTAAGAAAACAACATAAACATACATAATTGATAATAGTTAAAACTTGAAAATAATtctgaaataaaaataaataagtatTGAAATTTATTAAATTCTTACAGTGTCCCTGCAATAATTGTATTGACACGAGTCTCCTCAAATTGAAACAACCTAGCTAAACCAAAATCTGATATCTTTGGTTGAATTTTCTCATCAAGAAAAATATTGCTTGCTTTGATATCCCAAAGAATGATTTGCAATTGAGAATCTTGGTGTAAGTATAAAAGTCTACCATCTACTCCAAGTATGATGTTCCATCGCTTTGGCCAGTCAAGATCTTCTTTCCGCTGCGGATCTATATCCATATCTCCAAATGAATAACTCTAAATAAAGAACACTTATTATATGACTCCCATGTAGAATTTAGATCAAATAAACTTACGAAACAGTATTTTATCGAGACTTTTGTTAGGCAGAAATTCATAAACCAGCAAGCGTTCTAATCCTTCCGCGCAACATCCAAGAAGATTCACAAGATTACAGTGTTGAATTTCAGCCACCAACTTAGTGATGGGTAGATGGATTGGATCACCATCACATATAGAAAGGCAAACACATAAATttagaaacaaacacatagaaaattAAATAAGCTAAAATGCggcatcaaaacataattttattACTTGATACAAAACCATTACATGATGCCTCTATATATAGAGGTCTTTGGAAAATTCTAGAAACTTTCTGAAAATATCGTAGTTCTTTCTAGACATTAGACCAACATGCCAA
The nucleotide sequence above comes from Cryptomeria japonica chromosome 11, Sugi_1.0, whole genome shotgun sequence. Encoded proteins:
- the LOC131034518 gene encoding cysteine-rich receptor-like protein kinase 43, which translates into the protein MDIDPQRKEDLDWPKRWNIILGVDGRLLYLHQDSQLQIILWDIKASNIFLDEKIQPKISDFGLARLFQFEETRVNTIIAGTLGYMTLKYALGGQLSIKADVYSFGVVILEIVWKKEL